In Sinorhizobium numidicum, the following proteins share a genomic window:
- a CDS encoding type II toxin-antitoxin system RelB/DinJ family antitoxin, with amino-acid sequence MVSNALVQTRIDADVKERATVVLENMGLTVSDAVRILLTRTANERALPLELVSHSESYDAWFRAKVLRALEDTRPDADDADADAHFRDRRAAALRKAVAGDR; translated from the coding sequence ATGGTTTCAAATGCACTGGTCCAGACTCGGATTGATGCCGACGTCAAAGAGCGCGCCACGGTGGTTTTAGAAAACATGGGCCTGACCGTCTCGGATGCTGTTCGAATCCTATTAACCCGGACGGCGAACGAACGAGCCCTGCCGCTGGAACTTGTCAGCCACAGTGAGTCCTACGATGCCTGGTTCCGCGCCAAGGTATTACGGGCGCTCGAGGACACGCGACCCGACGCCGATGATGCTGACGCCGACGCGCACTTTCGCGACCGTCGGGCGGCGGCCTTGCGCAAGGCCGTGGCGGGTGACCGATGA
- a CDS encoding substrate-binding domain-containing protein, translating into MRTFLSTTAMAVLAATLFAGSAAAETENPFRCKPGEKYVMNVMVSGVEYWFPVYEMFKQAGQQFGCETAYTGTPEYDVNKQIATFDQALAQNPAGILVHPMNSDPFIEPINRAIDQGTAVVTFAADSPLSKRVSFITSDNTREGIYAADAIAEKMGGKGEYAVLENPGQDNHDKRIAAFIGRMEEKWPDMKLVGRAASNQDPTKAYQGLNSIIQANPNLGAVFMPEANSAIGAAQANKESGGKVLVMCADVNANILDMIKAGEVFGSINPNQGMQGYMGFMLLWLAKHPELIDPMNDAKRSGFNPMSIPVVDNGLSIVTAENADDFYWDKYLKRRGTKGIEE; encoded by the coding sequence TTGCGCACTTTTCTGAGCACGACCGCGATGGCGGTCCTTGCGGCAACACTTTTTGCCGGTTCCGCGGCCGCCGAGACGGAGAACCCGTTCCGCTGCAAGCCGGGCGAAAAATACGTCATGAACGTCATGGTCTCCGGCGTCGAATACTGGTTCCCGGTCTATGAAATGTTCAAGCAGGCCGGTCAGCAGTTCGGCTGCGAGACGGCATATACGGGCACGCCGGAATATGACGTCAACAAACAGATCGCCACCTTCGACCAGGCACTGGCGCAAAATCCGGCCGGCATTCTCGTCCATCCGATGAACTCCGACCCCTTCATCGAGCCGATCAACCGCGCGATCGACCAGGGCACGGCGGTCGTGACCTTCGCGGCCGACTCGCCGCTCTCCAAGCGCGTGTCCTTCATCACCTCGGACAACACCCGCGAAGGCATCTATGCCGCCGACGCAATCGCCGAGAAGATGGGAGGCAAGGGCGAGTACGCGGTTCTGGAAAATCCGGGCCAGGACAACCACGACAAGCGCATCGCGGCCTTCATCGGCCGCATGGAGGAGAAGTGGCCGGACATGAAGCTGGTCGGCCGCGCTGCCTCCAACCAGGATCCGACCAAGGCCTATCAGGGCCTCAACAGCATCATCCAGGCCAATCCAAACCTCGGCGCCGTCTTCATGCCGGAAGCGAATTCGGCGATCGGCGCCGCCCAAGCCAACAAGGAAAGCGGCGGCAAGGTCCTCGTCATGTGCGCGGATGTCAACGCCAATATCCTCGACATGATCAAGGCTGGCGAGGTCTTCGGTTCGATCAACCCGAACCAGGGCATGCAGGGCTATATGGGCTTCATGTTGCTATGGCTCGCCAAGCATCCGGAACTGATCGATCCGATGAACGACGCCAAGCGCTCCGGCTTCAATCCAATGAGCATCCCGGTCGTCGACAACGGCCTCTCCATCGTGACGGCGGAAAATGCCGACGACTTCTATTGGGACAAATACCTGAAGCGTCGCGGCACGAAGGGCATCGAGGAGTAA
- a CDS encoding sugar ABC transporter ATP-binding protein, giving the protein MAEPVLTIHGVTKHFGPVKALTDVDFRLERGEIHALCGENGAGKSTLMNIIAGVLQPTEGEIRMDGKVVRISSPAVAQSLGIGLVHQEIALCPDVTVAENMFMAATNRRRAPFMNYRALERDAQAVMNRLGAIDVGRKVADLPISSQQLVEIAKALTLDCRVLILDEPTAALTESEAQQLFSIIRDLKANGISIIYISHRMAEIFTLCDRVTVFRDGRYVCTDRIADITPDDVVRRMVGREITQLYPEKLGPGDAFGEPVFEVDNIGDGERFHGVSFALRKGEILGIGGLIGSGRTEIAEGICGLRARTAGAVRLRGKTQKINSYSDAVKAGVVYLSEDRKGAGIFLEMSIAQNISVLDLKSLTNSAGLMNARAEAALAEDFARRLAVRMGGIEAPVKSLSGGNQQKVAIAKQLAVKPKVILMDEPTRGIDVGAKAEIHRLLRELARSGIGIIVISSEMPELLGLADRVLVVREGRIAGELGAAEMAEEAVIRLASGVGTARAASHAA; this is encoded by the coding sequence ATGGCAGAGCCTGTGCTGACCATTCATGGCGTGACCAAGCACTTCGGTCCGGTGAAGGCGCTGACGGATGTCGATTTCAGGCTCGAACGGGGTGAGATCCATGCCCTCTGCGGCGAGAACGGCGCCGGAAAGTCGACGCTGATGAACATCATCGCCGGCGTACTGCAGCCGACCGAGGGCGAGATCCGCATGGACGGGAAGGTCGTGCGGATATCCTCACCAGCCGTCGCCCAATCGCTCGGCATTGGGCTCGTGCATCAGGAAATCGCGCTCTGTCCGGATGTGACGGTTGCCGAAAACATGTTCATGGCGGCGACCAACCGCCGCCGTGCCCCCTTCATGAACTACCGCGCGCTCGAACGCGACGCGCAGGCGGTAATGAACCGGCTGGGCGCAATCGACGTCGGCCGCAAGGTTGCGGACCTGCCGATTTCCAGCCAGCAGCTCGTCGAGATCGCCAAGGCCTTGACGCTCGACTGCCGGGTGCTGATCCTGGACGAGCCGACCGCGGCGCTGACCGAAAGCGAGGCGCAGCAGCTCTTTTCGATTATCCGCGACCTCAAGGCGAACGGCATATCAATCATCTATATCAGTCATCGCATGGCCGAGATCTTCACCCTCTGCGACCGGGTCACCGTGTTCCGCGACGGCCGTTACGTCTGTACCGATCGCATTGCCGACATCACGCCGGATGATGTGGTACGCCGCATGGTGGGGCGCGAGATCACGCAGCTCTACCCGGAAAAGCTCGGACCGGGTGACGCGTTTGGCGAGCCGGTCTTCGAGGTGGACAACATCGGTGACGGCGAGCGTTTCCATGGCGTCAGCTTCGCGCTGCGCAAGGGCGAGATTCTTGGCATCGGCGGCCTGATCGGATCCGGCCGCACGGAAATCGCTGAGGGTATCTGCGGGCTTCGAGCGCGCACGGCCGGTGCGGTACGCCTTCGCGGCAAGACGCAGAAGATCAATTCCTATTCCGATGCGGTGAAGGCCGGGGTCGTTTATCTGTCGGAGGACCGAAAGGGCGCTGGCATCTTTCTGGAGATGTCGATCGCGCAGAACATTTCCGTGCTGGATCTGAAGTCGCTGACCAATTCCGCTGGCCTCATGAACGCACGTGCGGAGGCTGCGCTTGCCGAGGATTTCGCCCGGCGTCTTGCGGTGCGCATGGGCGGTATCGAGGCACCCGTAAAATCGCTCTCCGGCGGTAACCAGCAGAAGGTGGCGATTGCCAAGCAGCTCGCGGTGAAGCCGAAGGTCATCCTGATGGACGAGCCGACACGCGGCATCGATGTCGGCGCGAAGGCGGAGATTCACCGCCTGCTGCGCGAGCTTGCCCGCTCGGGGATCGGCATCATCGTCATCTCTTCGGAAATGCCGGAGCTGCTCGGGCTCGCGGATCGCGTGCTCGTCGTCCGGGAGGGGCGCATCGCCGGTGAGCTCGGCGCTGCCGAGATGGCGGAGGAGGCTGTGATCCGCCTCGCCTCGGGGGTGGGAACGGCAAGGGCGGCGAGCCATGCCGCGTGA
- a CDS encoding ABC transporter permease, translating into MAIDTMVAGAPKTSSWKRIGRMREAGLIVIILALCVVMSFASPHFLTLGNFRAMLMSFSVEGIVVVGMTILLIVGGIDLAVGSVVCFAMVLSGTLFLAGLDPWMASLVGIVASSAIGGVMGFFVTVVGLNHFITSLAAMVIVRGLCLIITKGTPLSLFTLPAGFKAVGQGTFYGVPYVILIFVAVVILFDFLLRRATAFRKVFYTGSNEKAALYSGIKTNLVKFWVTVLCSTLAGAAGIIYMSRFGAATPTFGVGMELNIIAAAVIGGASLNGGSGTILGAILGIALLSVVTSSLILLDVSVYWQDMIKGCILLAAVSFDHFLHKRKAA; encoded by the coding sequence ATGGCAATCGATACGATGGTGGCAGGCGCGCCGAAGACATCGTCCTGGAAACGCATCGGCAGGATGCGCGAGGCGGGGCTGATCGTGATCATCCTCGCACTCTGCGTGGTTATGAGCTTTGCCTCGCCGCACTTCCTGACACTCGGCAATTTCCGCGCCATGCTGATGAGTTTTTCCGTTGAAGGCATCGTCGTCGTGGGCATGACGATCCTGCTGATCGTCGGTGGCATCGATCTCGCGGTCGGCTCCGTCGTCTGCTTTGCGATGGTGCTCTCGGGCACGCTCTTCCTCGCCGGCCTCGACCCTTGGATGGCCTCGCTCGTCGGCATCGTTGCGAGCAGCGCGATCGGCGGCGTCATGGGCTTCTTCGTGACGGTCGTGGGTCTCAACCACTTCATCACGTCGCTCGCCGCCATGGTGATCGTGCGCGGTCTTTGCCTGATCATCACAAAGGGCACGCCGCTTTCGCTCTTCACGCTGCCGGCGGGCTTCAAGGCGGTGGGGCAGGGCACGTTTTACGGCGTTCCCTATGTCATCCTGATCTTCGTCGCTGTCGTCATCCTCTTCGATTTCCTGCTGCGCCGCGCAACCGCTTTCCGCAAGGTTTTCTACACCGGCAGCAACGAGAAGGCGGCGCTCTATTCCGGCATCAAGACGAATCTGGTCAAATTCTGGGTGACGGTGCTCTGCTCGACGCTCGCCGGTGCCGCAGGCATCATCTACATGTCCCGCTTCGGTGCGGCGACCCCCACCTTCGGCGTTGGCATGGAACTCAACATCATCGCTGCGGCGGTGATCGGAGGGGCCTCCCTCAACGGCGGTTCGGGCACGATCCTCGGCGCCATCCTCGGCATCGCGCTTCTCTCTGTCGTCACCAGCTCCCTGATCCTGCTCGACGTTTCCGTCTATTGGCAGGACATGATCAAGGGGTGCATTCTGCTCGCTGCCGTTTCCTTCGACCATTTCCTGCACAAGCGGAAGGCCGCCTGA
- a CDS encoding sugar-binding transcriptional regulator, which translates to MPIAKLKSKTTAPREEIVIARQMHQALVLHYMEGLTQAQIADQLGISQATVNRLIKRGRQLGLVEIKIKSPVEPLVDMEERLLALGGISRAVVVPTVSDNPQIALQAVGEAAARLLIEEIGDGDTICITGGKGVSAVVAGLQPPRRFAVEVIPATGCVQGKHYTDVNHVSTLMADRLGGRSYQIHAPLFADDAEQREMLINMRSVADVFKRACEAKVAVVGIGSILTDDSSYYDLHPSSSTDRAAIERSGATCELLAHLLDRRGQVCDYSLNRSLVSLTLEEFASIPTKIGVASGPNKAGPILSVMRGNHLDTLVTDEATGARILEIASEEGFSA; encoded by the coding sequence ATGCCAATTGCGAAACTGAAATCCAAGACGACAGCACCGCGCGAGGAGATCGTCATCGCCCGCCAGATGCACCAGGCGCTCGTCCTGCACTATATGGAGGGTTTGACGCAGGCACAGATCGCCGATCAGCTCGGCATCTCGCAAGCCACCGTCAACCGCCTCATCAAGCGCGGCCGCCAGCTCGGTCTCGTTGAGATCAAGATCAAGTCGCCGGTCGAGCCGCTGGTCGACATGGAGGAACGCTTGCTCGCGCTCGGCGGCATCAGCCGTGCGGTCGTGGTCCCGACCGTTTCCGACAATCCGCAGATCGCGCTCCAGGCGGTCGGAGAGGCGGCGGCCCGCCTACTGATCGAGGAGATTGGCGACGGCGACACAATCTGCATCACCGGCGGCAAAGGGGTGAGCGCCGTCGTCGCCGGCCTGCAGCCGCCGCGCCGTTTTGCTGTCGAAGTCATTCCGGCAACGGGCTGCGTGCAGGGCAAGCACTATACTGACGTCAACCATGTTTCGACCCTCATGGCCGACCGGCTCGGGGGGCGCTCCTACCAGATCCACGCGCCCCTCTTCGCCGACGATGCCGAGCAGCGGGAAATGCTGATCAACATGCGCTCCGTGGCCGACGTCTTCAAACGGGCGTGCGAGGCGAAGGTGGCGGTGGTCGGTATCGGCTCGATCCTTACGGACGACTCGAGCTACTACGACCTGCATCCATCTTCCAGCACCGACCGGGCAGCTATCGAACGCTCCGGCGCGACCTGCGAACTGCTCGCCCACCTGCTCGACCGCCGGGGCCAGGTTTGCGACTACAGCCTCAACCGTTCGCTGGTGTCGCTGACGCTTGAGGAATTTGCCTCGATCCCGACCAAGATCGGGGTCGCGAGCGGACCGAACAAGGCGGGCCCGATCCTCAGCGTCATGCGAGGCAACCATCTCGACACGCTCGTCACCGACGAGGCGACCGGCGCGCGTATTCTTGAAATTGCGTCCGAGGAGGGATTTTCCGCATGA
- a CDS encoding aldo/keto reductase encodes MSGEQLTREIGRSGVKASAVGLGTWAIGGWMWGGTDEAESIAAIQASLDAGVTLIDTAPAYGLGRSEEIVGKAIAGRRDKAVIATKCGLVWHTRKGNHFFDQDSKPVHRYLGRDSIIHEVEQSLRRLGTDHIDLYITHWQDATTPIEETVAALEDLKRAGKIRAIGASNVNRSELERYIETGSLDAIQERFSMIDREIEADLLPRTIANRVSTLSYSSLALGLLSGAIGPERVFSGDDQRKDNPRFSVANRRKARDFAETIRPVAERHGASIAQTVIAWTLKQPGVTFALCGARNPAQAIDNAQAGTLPLSGEDLAAIETAVSAKLANMDG; translated from the coding sequence ATGAGCGGTGAGCAGTTAACCCGCGAGATCGGACGCTCCGGCGTCAAGGCATCGGCCGTCGGCCTCGGCACGTGGGCGATCGGCGGCTGGATGTGGGGCGGAACGGATGAGGCGGAATCAATTGCCGCCATTCAGGCCTCGCTCGATGCCGGCGTCACCCTCATCGACACGGCGCCGGCCTATGGCCTCGGCCGGTCGGAAGAGATCGTCGGCAAGGCGATCGCCGGCCGCCGCGACAAGGCGGTGATCGCCACGAAATGCGGCCTCGTCTGGCATACGCGGAAAGGCAACCACTTCTTCGATCAGGACAGCAAGCCGGTCCATCGTTATCTCGGCCGCGACTCGATCATCCATGAGGTGGAGCAAAGCCTGCGCCGACTCGGCACGGATCATATCGACCTCTACATCACCCACTGGCAGGACGCGACGACGCCCATCGAGGAGACGGTTGCGGCGCTGGAAGACCTGAAGCGGGCCGGCAAGATCCGCGCGATCGGCGCCAGCAACGTCAACCGCTCGGAGCTGGAACGGTACATCGAGACCGGATCGCTTGATGCCATCCAGGAGCGGTTCAGCATGATCGATCGCGAGATCGAGGCGGACCTGCTGCCGCGCACTATCGCCAACCGCGTGTCGACGCTCAGCTATTCCTCGCTGGCGCTCGGCCTGCTCTCTGGCGCGATCGGACCGGAGCGGGTCTTTTCCGGCGACGATCAGCGCAAGGACAATCCGCGCTTTTCCGTCGCAAACCGGCGCAAGGCCAGGGATTTCGCCGAGACGATCCGGCCCGTCGCAGAGCGGCACGGCGCGAGCATCGCGCAGACGGTAATCGCCTGGACGTTGAAGCAGCCGGGCGTGACCTTTGCCCTCTGCGGCGCGCGCAACCCAGCGCAGGCGATCGACAATGCGCAAGCCGGAACCTTGCCGCTTTCCGGTGAAGACCTGGCAGCCATCGAAACGGCCGTTTCGGCGAAGCTGGCCAACATGGACGGATAA
- a CDS encoding glycerol-3-phosphate dehydrogenase/oxidase, which produces MNRKETLDGLRQSPKVDVCVLGGGINGLSVFRELALQGVNVLLAEKGDYCSGASAALSRMVHGGLRYLENGEFSLVQESLVERDRLLRNAPHYVAPLPTTVPIFNTFSGLANGIVRFLGLTRRPSRRGAVAIKAGLGIYDFLARKRALLPRHQFRGRKATLEKWPALNPAIRSSATYYDAWVSHPERIGIELLRDALSGAPNAGALNYATIEQAGAGEFLLHDNLTGEEFPIRPRLVINATGGWIDIANGTLFPADSRPAPLTGGTKGSHLIIDNPALRDMLDGHMIYYENEDGRICILFPYLSKVLVGSTDIRVDDPDAVRCEADERDYILQSLAFVLPGVRIRPEEIVFQFAGVRPLPASNDSFTGRIPRDHFCTVFEGRDGGPPVLCMIGGKWTTFRSFGELAADMALERLGQSRRVDTADRAFGGGRAFPKDRSGWIRALSESTGLPPDRAATLFERYGTDAEDVVRFTAAGPDNLLPHAAYSARELLYLIHTEAVEHLDDLLLRRTTLAITGELSLAMAEVALELLAAEKEWPEPRKAEERSRFLTLMRERHGVAEASLSARNEQRSELCETTARSG; this is translated from the coding sequence ATGAATCGCAAAGAGACATTGGACGGGCTCCGCCAAAGCCCGAAGGTGGACGTGTGCGTCCTCGGAGGCGGCATCAACGGCCTGAGCGTCTTTCGCGAGCTTGCGCTGCAGGGCGTGAATGTGCTGCTGGCCGAGAAGGGCGACTATTGCTCGGGCGCGAGCGCTGCCCTCTCGCGCATGGTCCATGGCGGTCTGCGCTATCTCGAGAATGGTGAGTTCAGCCTGGTGCAGGAGTCGCTCGTCGAGCGCGATCGGTTGCTGCGCAACGCCCCCCACTATGTCGCCCCGCTGCCGACCACGGTGCCGATTTTCAATACCTTCTCCGGTCTCGCCAACGGCATTGTGCGCTTTCTCGGCCTCACCCGCCGCCCCAGCCGCCGTGGTGCCGTCGCCATTAAGGCCGGTCTTGGTATCTACGATTTCCTGGCGCGCAAGCGGGCGCTGCTGCCGCGGCACCAGTTCCGCGGCCGCAAAGCAACGCTGGAAAAATGGCCTGCGCTCAATCCGGCAATCCGCAGCTCCGCTACCTATTACGATGCCTGGGTCAGTCATCCCGAACGAATTGGCATCGAGCTGTTGCGCGATGCTCTGTCGGGCGCGCCAAATGCCGGCGCTCTGAACTACGCGACGATCGAACAGGCCGGCGCCGGGGAGTTCCTGCTGCATGACAACCTAACCGGCGAAGAGTTTCCGATACGGCCGCGGCTGGTCATCAATGCCACCGGCGGCTGGATTGATATCGCAAACGGCACGCTGTTTCCCGCAGACTCCCGACCCGCTCCGCTGACGGGTGGCACGAAGGGCTCGCATCTGATCATCGACAATCCTGCGCTTCGCGACATGCTCGACGGGCACATGATCTACTACGAGAACGAGGACGGCCGCATCTGCATCCTTTTTCCTTATCTCAGCAAGGTGCTGGTCGGCTCGACGGATATCCGCGTGGACGATCCCGATGCAGTGCGGTGCGAGGCCGATGAGCGGGACTATATCCTGCAATCGCTCGCCTTCGTGCTGCCGGGCGTGCGCATCCGACCGGAAGAGATCGTCTTTCAGTTCGCCGGCGTGCGACCACTGCCGGCCAGCAACGATAGCTTCACCGGCCGCATCCCGCGCGACCATTTCTGCACCGTGTTCGAAGGCCGCGATGGCGGGCCGCCGGTGCTCTGCATGATCGGCGGCAAGTGGACGACTTTCCGATCCTTCGGCGAACTCGCCGCTGACATGGCGCTGGAACGGCTGGGCCAGAGCCGCCGCGTTGATACGGCCGATCGCGCTTTCGGCGGCGGACGGGCATTTCCGAAAGACCGCAGCGGCTGGATACGGGCGCTGTCGGAATCGACAGGCCTTCCCCCCGATCGCGCCGCAACGCTTTTCGAGCGCTACGGCACAGATGCGGAGGACGTCGTCCGCTTCACCGCCGCAGGGCCGGACAACCTCTTGCCCCATGCCGCCTACAGCGCCCGTGAGCTCCTGTATCTCATCCACACGGAGGCGGTCGAGCATCTGGACGACCTGCTTCTCCGGCGCACGACACTTGCCATCACCGGCGAGCTTTCCCTCGCCATGGCCGAGGTCGCGCTCGAGCTGCTTGCAGCCGAAAAGGAATGGCCGGAGCCGCGCAAGGCCGAGGAGCGCAGCCGTTTTCTCACCCTCATGCGCGAGCGCCACGGCGTCGCGGAGGCGAGCCTTTCCGCAAGGAACGAACAAAGGAGTGAATTATGCGAAACAACCGCAAGGTCCGGATGA
- a CDS encoding class I fructose-bisphosphate aldolase encodes MRNNRKVRMNRLFGNGRCLDVAIDHGVCNEPSFLDGLENMPAVVKVLVDARPDAIQMNYGQADLLQDIPGKDKPALVMRIDMGNPYNRIRHRDMWAVLQNEAEPLIGALQMDAACVVVNLFMLPDEPCLFRQCVQNISRVRADCEKYGMPLMIEPLVMQPVTERGGYMVDGDAEKIVTLTRLAREMGADIVKADPTTNAEDFHRVVEAARCPVLVRGGGKEDLRAVFDKSAALMRQGAVGMVYGRNIYQHANPSAVVRGLMAIVHEDASGEDAFALYQQG; translated from the coding sequence ATGCGAAACAACCGCAAGGTCCGGATGAACCGGCTGTTCGGCAACGGCCGTTGCCTGGACGTGGCGATCGATCACGGCGTTTGCAACGAGCCGTCCTTCCTCGATGGGCTGGAGAACATGCCGGCCGTCGTAAAGGTGCTGGTCGATGCCAGACCTGACGCGATCCAGATGAACTACGGCCAGGCCGATCTGTTGCAGGACATTCCCGGCAAGGACAAGCCGGCGCTCGTCATGCGCATCGACATGGGCAATCCCTATAACCGCATCCGCCATCGCGACATGTGGGCGGTATTGCAGAACGAGGCCGAGCCGCTGATCGGCGCATTGCAGATGGATGCCGCCTGCGTGGTGGTCAACCTCTTCATGCTGCCGGACGAACCCTGTCTCTTCCGCCAATGCGTGCAGAACATTTCGCGCGTGCGGGCAGACTGCGAAAAATACGGCATGCCGCTGATGATCGAACCGCTCGTCATGCAGCCCGTGACGGAACGCGGCGGCTACATGGTCGATGGCGATGCGGAAAAAATCGTCACATTGACGCGGCTTGCCCGCGAGATGGGTGCCGATATCGTCAAGGCCGACCCGACGACCAATGCGGAGGATTTCCACCGTGTCGTCGAGGCGGCGCGCTGCCCGGTTCTGGTGCGCGGCGGCGGCAAGGAGGATCTTCGCGCCGTCTTCGACAAGTCAGCCGCCTTGATGCGGCAGGGCGCAGTGGGCATGGTCTATGGGCGCAACATCTACCAGCATGCCAATCCGAGCGCCGTGGTGCGCGGGCTGATGGCGATCGTGCACGAGGATGCGAGCGGCGAGGACGCCTTCGCGCTCTATCAGCAGGGGTGA
- a CDS encoding FGGY-family carbohydrate kinase has protein sequence MGDYLLGIDAGNTVIKAVIFDRTGRELAYAGEEGHSRMPCPGHVERDLGELWANAKRVIRACLDKAGIAATDIAAIGCAGHGNGLYALDRNGEPLLGIQSLDTRAIGLVEEWAADGVGDRTYPIGRQRPWPSQTPTLLAWLQRHRPEVFKRIGTVFFSKDFVVNRLTGRRVSEVSDMSGAGLLDLAARRYDRTLMDAYGLADCMDLLPPLIESADIAGTVTERVAQETGLAAGTPVIGGLFDVVASALGSGVARTGSASIIAGTWSINQVIIDGPDLDGPVFMSSTFDRTRYMAMENSATSAANLEWLVREFFEGEHTENLSPFDACCALAAAVEPAADDPLYHPYLYGAQQDGHARAGFYGIAGWHTKGHLIRALLEGVAFGHRQHIETIRKAGATFDEAVLSGGGSRSRLWPQIFADVLRVPVSVAVSRETGALGAAIAAGTGVGLFADFMEGANAMVRVDRHYGPDGALAAHYNRRYALYKDITDAMTPIWRRLSAAAKKAAGVAA, from the coding sequence ATGGGAGACTATCTTTTGGGGATCGACGCCGGCAACACCGTCATCAAGGCGGTGATTTTCGACCGGACGGGCCGGGAACTGGCGTATGCGGGGGAGGAGGGCCACAGCCGCATGCCATGCCCCGGCCATGTCGAGCGCGACCTCGGCGAACTCTGGGCCAATGCCAAACGCGTCATCCGCGCCTGTCTTGACAAGGCGGGCATCGCGGCGACCGATATCGCCGCGATTGGCTGTGCCGGCCACGGCAACGGACTTTATGCGCTCGACCGGAACGGCGAACCGCTGCTCGGCATCCAGTCGCTCGACACGCGGGCGATAGGCCTCGTCGAGGAATGGGCGGCGGACGGCGTGGGCGACCGGACCTATCCGATCGGCCGCCAGCGCCCCTGGCCCTCACAGACGCCGACGCTTCTTGCCTGGCTGCAGCGTCACAGGCCGGAGGTCTTCAAGCGCATCGGCACGGTGTTCTTTTCCAAGGATTTCGTCGTCAACCGCCTGACCGGCCGTCGCGTCAGCGAGGTCTCCGACATGTCCGGCGCCGGCCTGCTCGATCTCGCCGCCCGCCGCTATGACAGGACGCTGATGGACGCCTATGGGCTCGCCGATTGCATGGACCTGCTGCCGCCGCTCATCGAAAGCGCCGACATCGCCGGCACAGTTACGGAGAGGGTGGCGCAGGAAACCGGGCTTGCTGCGGGCACGCCGGTGATCGGCGGGCTCTTCGACGTCGTCGCCTCGGCGCTCGGTTCCGGCGTCGCGCGCACCGGCAGCGCCTCGATCATCGCCGGCACCTGGAGCATAAACCAGGTCATCATCGACGGTCCCGATCTCGACGGGCCGGTCTTCATGTCCTCGACCTTCGACCGCACCCGCTACATGGCGATGGAAAACAGCGCCACCTCGGCCGCCAATCTCGAATGGCTGGTGCGAGAGTTCTTCGAGGGCGAGCATACGGAGAACCTCTCGCCCTTCGACGCCTGCTGTGCGCTGGCGGCTGCCGTCGAGCCGGCGGCGGACGATCCGCTCTATCACCCGTATCTCTACGGCGCCCAGCAGGACGGCCACGCGCGGGCAGGCTTCTATGGGATTGCCGGCTGGCACACCAAGGGGCATCTGATCCGTGCCCTGCTCGAAGGCGTCGCCTTCGGCCACCGCCAGCATATCGAGACGATCCGCAAGGCGGGGGCCACCTTCGACGAGGCGGTGCTGTCCGGTGGCGGTTCGCGTAGCCGGCTCTGGCCGCAGATATTTGCCGATGTGCTCCGCGTGCCGGTCTCCGTCGCGGTGTCGCGGGAAACGGGCGCGCTGGGTGCCGCGATTGCCGCGGGAACAGGCGTCGGCCTCTTTGCCGATTTCATGGAAGGGGCGAATGCCATGGTGCGGGTCGATCGGCACTATGGGCCGGATGGCGCGCTTGCCGCGCATTACAACCGGCGCTACGCGCTCTACAAGGACATCACGGACGCCATGACGCCGATCTGGCGGCGGCTTTCGGCGGCGGCAAAAAAGGCAGCGGGAGTTGCGGCGTGA